One genomic segment of Sorex araneus isolate mSorAra2 chromosome X, mSorAra2.pri, whole genome shotgun sequence includes these proteins:
- the TMEM177 gene encoding transmembrane protein 177 has translation MAGPLWRAIAFIQRHKTGFLVTSCAGLFGAQISPHLFPVPAVQWLYQYWPQGQPAPLSPELQSLFQEVLEDMDVPPDHNFEAFTTFTFLPMSAGFPRLASGAMVGIPATFLGGPVIDTDQPIVIHGHKVHWQSPAGIRLKNALILSHNAKKFALTREVAYLESGTAALQALPAPTCLAGTWALSVSAKHALGLYGGPLPFRVAFNLLAAVGGFVAYAFCTDSLTHALESWLDRRTASLSAAYARGGVEFYDQVLSGNLALRSLLGKEGEKLYTPSGNVNPRSWFRIKHLPYTSRRDVVLHTWRAKLSTGRA, from the coding sequence ATGGCTGGTCCCCTGTGGCGGGCCATAGCATTTATCCAGAGACACAAGACAGGCTTCTTGGTGACTTCCTGTGCAGGCCTGTTTGGGGCCCAGATCTCTCCTCACCTCTTCCCCGTTCCTGCGGTCCAATGGCTTTACCAGTACTGGCCTCAGGGCCAGCCCGCCCCGCTCTCCCCAGAGCTGCAGTCGCTATTCCAGGAGGTGTTAGAGGACATGGATGTCCCCCCGGACCATAACTTTGAGGCCTTCACCACCTTCACCTTCTTGCCCATGAGTGCTGGCTTCCCCAGACTAGCTTCTGGAGCGATGGTTGGCATCCCTGCCACCTTCCTGGGCGGCCCTGTGATCGACACAGACCAGCCGATAGTGATCCATGGGCACAAAGTACACTGGCAGAGTCCTGCAGGCATCCGGCTCAAAAATGCTCTGATCCTGTCCCACAACGCCAAGAAGTTTGCCTTGACCAGAGAGGTGGCCTACCTGGAGAGTGGCACAGCTGCCCTGcaggccctccctgccccgactTGCCTGGCTGGAACCTGGGCCTTAAGTGTGAGTGCCAAGCATGCCCTCGGGCTCTATGGTGGCCCCCTGCCCTTCCGGGTGGCCTTCAACTTGCTGGCGGCGGTGGGTGGCTTTGTGGCTTATGCCTTCTGCACAGACTCTCTCACTCATGCCCTGGAGTCCTGGCTGGACCGCCGCACAGCCTCGCTGTCTGCAGCCTACgcccggggtggggtggagttctACGACCAGGTCCTGTCGGGCAACTTAGCCCTGCGCAGTCTGCTGGGCAAGGAGGGCGAGAAGCTTTATACCCCCAGCGGGAATGTCAATCCCCGCAGCTGGTTCCGTATCAAGCACCTGCCCTACACCTCTCGCCGGGACGTCGTGCTGCACACATGGAGGGCGAAGCTCAGCACAGGCCGGGCCTGA